A stretch of the Mobula hypostoma chromosome 19, sMobHyp1.1, whole genome shotgun sequence genome encodes the following:
- the LOC134358844 gene encoding golgin subfamily A member 7B-like: protein MAEVHNLQELRPSASLATKVFIQRDYTDGILCQFQSKFPPELESRVERHYFEETVKTLNSYYAEAEKIGGTSYFEGCLACVTAYVIFICMETRYEKVLKKISKYIQEQNEKIYAPRGLLITDPIERGLRVIEIAIYEDRCSSGSSSGSSSSSSCSGQ from the exons ATGGCCGAG GTTCACAACCTACAGGAGCTGCGTCCAAGTGCTTCTCTGGCCACCAAGGTCTTCATCCAGCGAGACTATACTGACGGGATTCTCTGCCAGTTCCAGTCCAAGTTCCCCCCGGAGCTAGAGAGCCGG GTGGAAAGGCACTATTTTGAGGAAACGGTGAAGACCTTGAACAGTTACTACGCTGAAGCTGAGAAAATTGGAGGGACATCCTACTTCGAAGGGTGCCTGGCCTGTGTCACTGCCTACGTCATCTTTATATGTATGGAGACGCGCTATGAGAAG GTTCTGAAGAAGATCTCCAAGTACATTCAGGAACAAAACGAGAAGATCTACGCGCCCCGAGGGCTGCTGATCACGGACCCCATCGAGCGAGGACTACGGGTT ATCGAGATCGCCATCTACGAGGACCGGTGCAGCAGCGGGAGCAGCAGCGGCAGCAGTAGCAGTAGCAGCTGCAGTGGGCAGTGA